One Hypomesus transpacificus isolate Combined female chromosome 6, fHypTra1, whole genome shotgun sequence DNA segment encodes these proteins:
- the max gene encoding protein max isoform X2 — translation MSDNDDIEVDSDEESPTYHSVADKRAHHNALERKRRDHIKDSFHSLRDSVPALQGEKQSIKQASRAQILDKATEYIQYMRRKNHTHQQDIDDLKRQNALLEQQVRALEKVKGSTQLQASYSSSDSSLYTNPKGSAVSAFDGGSDSSSESEPEEPPNRKKLRVEAS, via the exons ATGAGTGATAACGATGATATCGAAGTCGATAGTGAC GAAGAATCACCAACATATCACTCTGTG GCAGACAAACGGGCACATCACAATGCGTTGGAGCGCAAACGTAGAGACCACATCAAAGACAGCTTCCACAGCCTGCGGGACTCCGTGCCCGCCTTGCAGGGGGAAAAG CAATCTATCAAACAGGCGTCCAGAGCTCAGATCCTAGACAAAGCCACAGAATATATCCAATATATGAGGCGGAAAaatcacacacaccagcaggacATTGACGACCTGAAGAGACAGAATGCTCTTCTGGAGCAGCAAG TGCGGGCGCTGGAGAAGGTGAAGGGCTCCACTCAGCTCCAGGCCAGCTACTCCTCGTCAGACAGCAGCCTGTACACCAACCCCAAGGGCAGCGCCGTGTCCGCCTTCGACGGAGGCTCTGACTCCAGCTCAGAATCGGAGCCGGAGGAACCCCCCAACAGGAAGAAGCTTCGTGTGGAGGCCAGCTAG
- the max gene encoding protein max isoform X1 — translation MSDNDDIEVDSDADKRAHHNALERKRRDHIKDSFHSLRDSVPALQGEKQSIKQASRAQILDKATEYIQYMRRKNHTHQQDIDDLKRQNALLEQQVRALEKVKGSTQLQASYSSSDSSLYTNPKGSAVSAFDGGSDSSSESEPEEPPNRKKLRVEAS, via the exons ATGAGTGATAACGATGATATCGAAGTCGATAGTGAC GCAGACAAACGGGCACATCACAATGCGTTGGAGCGCAAACGTAGAGACCACATCAAAGACAGCTTCCACAGCCTGCGGGACTCCGTGCCCGCCTTGCAGGGGGAAAAG CAATCTATCAAACAGGCGTCCAGAGCTCAGATCCTAGACAAAGCCACAGAATATATCCAATATATGAGGCGGAAAaatcacacacaccagcaggacATTGACGACCTGAAGAGACAGAATGCTCTTCTGGAGCAGCAAG TGCGGGCGCTGGAGAAGGTGAAGGGCTCCACTCAGCTCCAGGCCAGCTACTCCTCGTCAGACAGCAGCCTGTACACCAACCCCAAGGGCAGCGCCGTGTCCGCCTTCGACGGAGGCTCTGACTCCAGCTCAGAATCGGAGCCGGAGGAACCCCCCAACAGGAAGAAGCTTCGTGTGGAGGCCAGCTAG